Part of the Flagellimonas eckloniae genome, AAAACTATCAGGTTAAATCCACAGTGGTCAATCCAAAAATCAACAATGTAGATGTGTTTACCATTATTTCTGATGAATCCCATGGATATGTAAATTTTTTACAGCTTTCACACGGTTCAATTACCAGATCACATACCTTGGAAATTAAAAAGAAACTTGAAGAAACGGATGAAGAATTGTTGCAGTTGGCCATTACCGAGATTAGACAGCGATTTAAGTCAGAGTCCAAAGAAATTTATTTACCATTTCCAGTATCCGTTGAAGAAAACCTTAAAGTCACTTTGCCAAAATTGGGAGACAAAAGAAGAATTTTGGAACTTTCAGAACGCAATGCCCGTTTTTTTAGACAAGATAGGTTCAAACAAATAAAGATTACCGATCCTGATAGACACACCAAACGAATTATGGCTCAAATGAAGGCGGATTTGCGACTTTCGGAAGAACCAACTCATATTGAATGTTTTGATAATTCCAACATACAGGGCAGTAATCCAGTAGCTGCTTGTGTAGTATTTAGAAATGGAAAGCCCTATAAAAAGGATTATCGGCATTTCAATATAAAGACCGTAGAAGGCCCTGATGATTTTGCAAGTATGGAGGAAGTGGTTTTTAGAAGGTACAAACGACTACTCAATGAAGATGAGCCATTGCCACAGCTAATTGTTATTGATGGTGGCAAGGGTCAATTGTCGGCCTCTCTAAAAAGTTTGGATATTTTAGGGTTGCGCGGAAAGATTGCCATAATTGGAATTGCCAAAAGATTAGAAGAGATTTATTTTCCCGAAGATCCAATTCCATTGTATCTGGATAAAAAATCGGAAACTTTAAAAATAATTCAGCAGCTTAGAAATGAAGCCCATAGATTTGGCATCACCCATCATAGAAACAAAAGAAGTAAGGGAGCTATAAATTCTGAATTGGAAAGCATCGAGGGAATTGGTGAAAAGACAGCAGAACAGTTGTTGAAAAACTATAAGTCGGTTAAACGTATTAAAGAAGCAACCATTGAGAGTTTAGCTAAATCTATAGGTATGGCAAAGGCAAAAAAAGTCTATAAATCCTTTCATTAACAAAAACAAATGAAGAACATTTTAGCCTTACTGATTTTCGTTTTTTTTGGTGTTTTGGGCATATCCCAAACTACAGATCAAAAAGAATCACGAAAAATAGGCCTCGTTTTAAGTGGAGGTGGAGCTAAGGGCTTGGCCCATATTGGTGCGCTTAAGGTTATTGAAGAAGCTGGGGTGAAAATAGACTATATTGGGGGGACTAGCATGGGAGCAATAGTTGGTGCGCTTTATGCCTCGGGATATTCTGCTCAAGAATTGGATTCCATTTTTAGGGTAACCGATTTTTCAAGTTTAATTCAAGATAATGTACCCCGGGGAGCCAAAACCTTTTATGAGAAAGAAGATTCAGAGCGTTATGCCCTAGGTCTTCCCTTTACAAATTTTAATGTCACATTTCCACAGGCAATTTCAGGAGGACAGAATATCTACAATGAACTGGTGAGACTTCTTTTTCATGTAAAGGACATTCAAGATTTTAAAAGACTGCCCATTCCCTTTTTATGCATTGCCACAAATGTAGAAACAGGAGAACAAGTGCTTTTGGATAACGGATACCTTCCGGAAGCAATAATGGCAAGTGGCACATTTCCTTCATTATTTGAACCTACAGAAATTGAGGGTGAAATCTTAATAGATGGAGGTGTGGTCAACAACTACCCAATTGACGAACTAAAAAAAATTGGTGCAAATCTAATTATTGGTGTAGATGTACAACATGGGTTGGCAACTCGTGAATCCTTATCATCCGCTACGGAGATTCTTCTTCAAATCAACAATTATAGAACGGTAAGCGATATGAAGGAGAAAGTAGAAAAAACCGAAATCTATATAAGGCCTGATATTGATGATTTTTCTGTAATTGATTTTGATAAAGGAAGTGAGATTGTTGAAAGCGGTGAGAAAGCAGCATACAAAAAAATAATAGAACTACAGGAAATTGCCAAAAACCAAAATGCTTCGCCAATAGGTAAAGATGCGGTTTCAATAGCAGATAGTTTAACCATAAATAGATTAATCATTAAGGGTAATGACAGGTATACCAGAGGCTATATAAAGGGAAAGTTGAGGTTTAACCTGGCTGAAAAAATTTCATTTAATAAATTAAAACAGGGCATCAACAACTTGTCAGCAACTGGAAACTTTAAAACGATTAGGTATGAACTTACCTCAAATGGATTGGGTACGGATCTAATATTGAAATTGAAAGAGGACCCCACAAAAATGTTTTTAAAGATGTCTGCCCATTATGATGATTTATATAAAAGTGCTGCCTTGATCAATTTTACCAAAAAGAATTTTTTGCTAAAAGATGATGTGGCATCCTTTGATTTTATTCTTGGAGACCATATTCGATATAATATGCAATATTATTTGGACAAAGGATTATATTGGAGTTTTGGCATTAATTCCAAGTTTACAGATTTTGATGAGGAAATAGACTTTGAATTGATTCGCACAAACTTCAACGCGCCCAATGACCCAAATATACGAGAGATAAACTTAGATGTTACGGACCTTACCAACCAGGTATATTTGCAAACTGTATGGCGAGAAGAATTTGCCATAACTCTTGGAGCCGAGC contains:
- the uvrC gene encoding excinuclease ABC subunit UvrC gives rise to the protein MSTTSSINVQISVLPNDPGVYQFFDAEDKILYVGKAKNLRKRVASYFNKKQEYGKTRVLVKKIHSVKHIVVATESDALLLENNLIKKLLPRYNVLLKDDKSYPWICIKKERFPRIFPTRKLIKDGSEYYGPYTSMKTVRTLLDLVKSLYPLRTCNYDLSEEKISSGKYKVCLEYHLGNCLGPCEGLQKEEEYHKQIEDIREIIKGNFKSSLQFFKSQMKELASNMEFEKAQRIKDKIEILENYQVKSTVVNPKINNVDVFTIISDESHGYVNFLQLSHGSITRSHTLEIKKKLEETDEELLQLAITEIRQRFKSESKEIYLPFPVSVEENLKVTLPKLGDKRRILELSERNARFFRQDRFKQIKITDPDRHTKRIMAQMKADLRLSEEPTHIECFDNSNIQGSNPVAACVVFRNGKPYKKDYRHFNIKTVEGPDDFASMEEVVFRRYKRLLNEDEPLPQLIVIDGGKGQLSASLKSLDILGLRGKIAIIGIAKRLEEIYFPEDPIPLYLDKKSETLKIIQQLRNEAHRFGITHHRNKRSKGAINSELESIEGIGEKTAEQLLKNYKSVKRIKEATIESLAKSIGMAKAKKVYKSFH
- a CDS encoding patatin-like phospholipase family protein — protein: MKNILALLIFVFFGVLGISQTTDQKESRKIGLVLSGGGAKGLAHIGALKVIEEAGVKIDYIGGTSMGAIVGALYASGYSAQELDSIFRVTDFSSLIQDNVPRGAKTFYEKEDSERYALGLPFTNFNVTFPQAISGGQNIYNELVRLLFHVKDIQDFKRLPIPFLCIATNVETGEQVLLDNGYLPEAIMASGTFPSLFEPTEIEGEILIDGGVVNNYPIDELKKIGANLIIGVDVQHGLATRESLSSATEILLQINNYRTVSDMKEKVEKTEIYIRPDIDDFSVIDFDKGSEIVESGEKAAYKKIIELQEIAKNQNASPIGKDAVSIADSLTINRLIIKGNDRYTRGYIKGKLRFNLAEKISFNKLKQGINNLSATGNFKTIRYELTSNGLGTDLILKLKEDPTKMFLKMSAHYDDLYKSAALINFTKKNFLLKDDVASFDFILGDHIRYNMQYYLDKGLYWSFGINSKFTDFDEEIDFELIRTNFNAPNDPNIREINLDVTDLTNQVYLQTVWREEFAITLGAEHKLLRYSTRTLNELIEESETAFVPTASERTFFENSSYFSTYGKITLDTYDDKYFPTKGIFFDSDFHLYLFSSDFNENFKEFSIGKARLGTVLPLFHNLSLQLEGEGGFKLGTSGITSFDFVLGGFGNDFVNNFIPFFGYDFLSLPGNSFVKAYGKLDYEFAPKNHFLFSANFANVADDLFRTGEWFAEPSFSGYGLGYGFESFLGPIQIYYSWTPEIDNSNFFFSIGYWF